A segment of the Lolium perenne isolate Kyuss_39 chromosome 3, Kyuss_2.0, whole genome shotgun sequence genome:
agcaactattttctcgactatatatatatgcatagtccgtacaatactaattttagcaaggtgattgcatctgatacatatataattgtacttatgatgcagatgagtcatccatggatgtacggtaaccgatgtgctcccgctttcagagagggcgtgaattctttcctgcttgtggccgaggccaacaagtcgaagcaaggttttatgtgctgtccatgtctaaaatgtaagaacgagaaggattactcttgctcaagagatattaagagccacctgcttcggtttgggttcatgtccagttataatgtttggaccaagcacggagaagaaggggttatgatggaagacggcgatgaggaagaagataatgatgagaagtattatcgatctatgttctctgaatgctttgataccgcaatggacgacaatgaagaagaaggaggtgaagaacaggcatcagatgatcctgttgatgatgatcttcgtcgggccatttctgatgcaagaagagactgtgacacggataaggagaggttgcagttcgacaagatgttagaggaccaccacaaattgttgtacccaggttgtgaagatgggcatagaaagctgggtagcatattggaattgctgaaatggaaggcagaggtcggtgtgactgactcgggatttgagaaattgatgataatattaaagaagctgtttccaagaaataatgaattgcccgtcggtacatatgaagcaaagaagcttgtccgccctctaggattagatgtgcagaagatacatgcatgcattaatgactgtatcctctaccgcggtgagaagtacgagaatttgaataaatgcccgatatgtggtgcattgcggtataagatcagaaaagatgaccctggtgatgttgagggcgagccacccaggaagagggttcctgcgaaggtgatgtggtatgctccaataataccacggttgaaacgtttgttcagaaacaaagagcatgccaagttgttgcgatggcacatggaagaacgtaagaaagacgcgatgttgaggcaccccgctgatggtcggcagtggagaaacatcgggagagagttcccggattttgcaggtgaggcaaggaacttatactttggtctaagtacagatggcatgaatccattTGGGAgcgagctgcagtcacagcacctggcccgtgactctatgtatctacaaccttcctccttggttgtgcatgaagcggaagttcattatgatgccagtgcttatccaaggcccaaagcaaccgggcaacgacattgatgtgtacctaaggccattagtcgatgaacttttggagttgtgggccaaaccaggtgtacgtgtgtgggatgagcacacggagcaagaatttgacctacgagcattgctattcgtaaccatcaatgattggcctgctctcagtaacatttcaggacagacgaacaaaggatacaatgcatgcacacactgtttagatgagactgaaagtaaatatttgggaaaaagcagaaaagttgtgtacccgttcaatcgtcgtttccttccgcgcaagcatcccttaaggaaaaaaggcaagcatttcgatggcgaggcagaccgccgtccgaagcctgtcccccgtagtggtgctgatatatttgacatggtcaaggatttaaatgttatctttggaaagggtccaggcagtcgacctgttccgaaagacgatgacggacatgcgcccatgtggaagaagaaatctattttctgggagctagaatattggaaagtcctggaagtccgctctgcaatcgacgtgatgcacctgaccaagaatctttgtgtgaatattctaggttttctaggcgtgtatggaaagacaaaagatacaacagaagcacgggaggaccaggaacttcataaaggacgaaacggcaatcatccagggcagtttgtagggcctgccagctatgctcttaccaaacaagagaaggagatcttttttgaagccctattcagtatcaaggttccgtctggtttctcgtcgaatataaaggggatagtaaatatgaaggagaaaaaattccagaacctgaagtcccatgaaattcacgtgcttatgacacaattgcttccgattgcattgaggggacttctaccaaaaaatgttcgactagccattgtgaagatatgtgcattcctgaacgcaatttctcagaaggtaatggatccagaaactttgtcaggattacaggaagatgtggtccaatgtcttgtcagcttcgagttgttgttcccaccatctttcttcaatattatgacgcacctcctcgttcacctagttgaagagattagaattctcggtcctgtatttctacacaatatgttccccttcgagaggttcatgggagtcttaaagaaatatgttcataaccgagctaggccggaaggaagtatctcaaagggctacggaactgaggaggtcattgagttttgtgttgactttcttcctgaccttaagccgattggtgttcctgaatctcggtatgaggggaggctgactggaaaaggcacactaggaaggaaagcaacggtgtggagggacaagatttctttcaatcaagcgcactacacagttctatacaattccagcttggtggctccgtacatcgagaaacataagaatgttttacgagaaataaacccgggccagcccgagtccttgattacacgtcaacacatgaataccttcggcagttggttgcaaagacatctcattaatgacccatctgcggtggagcagctgtacttgttggccaggttaccatcacatgtcgccaccatcaccccgtgggtacgacgtcgaccacgacatcggtactccatctccatctccagcgccgccgcctccgcccactaagactcggaatgcacccagccggaagcgtttcaagagtcctgtccccaagaggtcgcccctcccaaaagtaccaaaggttcctcccccccgtccttgggatcttactgtcgaggaaaatgcggccgctgttgcgaaacacaactatgatcatttccataagccaaaacctccagcgccagagccatacacagagaagcaaatagaatatgctactagttttctgaacacaccatcgcagtatgagttacacgagaagaaggatgactatacacgcactcttgcgaaggtaattgaccaaaaaAAGGATGAAAAGGccaaggagaaggacattgctggcacgagcaaatcatcagctagaagtgcagatgagaaaaggtcaagttcaacaagtgcacccctcaaggccaagcaaacgacaaaaggcaaaaagagaaaggaagttcccctcctcggtgctcagcccaaacaatcgatcccagcactcaaagtgtttaatgttcccaaggtgtacgaggaacatggtggtgatgtcaatatggaagaagctgcaactctagcggctcaatgtggagttaccgtggaggaattgtttggtgccgcagatgctgcactacccactgctgatatagctcctaaatttgtctacggggccgacttggtcagcagagagcagctgcataaactgccaacacatatgcggaatttgcatcagtggtaccttgatgcatgcaaggagaaaaaaatgtacatcgtggcgagtataccatgggaatattactaccgaaacgaggagatccatattgagatgaatgaactctggcagttattcaatctagaagccctcgacaaatc
Coding sequences within it:
- the LOC139838000 gene encoding uncharacterized protein encodes the protein MSPPSPRGYDVDHDIGTPSPSPAPPPPPTKTRNAPSRKRFKSPVPKRSPLPKVPKVPPPRPWDLTVEENAAAVAKHNYDHFHKPKPPAPEPYTEKQIEYATSFLNTPSQYELHEKKDDYTRTLAKVIDQKKDEKAKEKDIAGTSKSSARSADEKRSSSTSAPLKAKQTTKGKKRKEVPLLGAQPKQSIPALKVFNVPKVYEEHGGDVNMEEAATLAAQCGVTVEELFGAADAALPTADIAPKFVYGADLVSREQLHKLPTHMRNLHQWYLDACKEKKMYIVASIPWEYYYRNEEIHIEMNELWQLFNLEALDKSLMSCYCLLKISECKSNNIINVGFVDPDKIHVETVKHKREETGGNLLRFLGQQYFCDSILFPYNYE